One Thermodesulfobacteriota bacterium genomic window, CACCGATTACGACATACTCAGAAGGTTCGGTATTCTCAAGGCGGCGCTTAAAAAGGAATCCACGCTCCTCCCCGACGCTGACCTGCTCATTGCGGCGACTGCGCTCTCCAAAGCAGAGATGCTGATAACAGGGAACATGAAGCACTTCAAAAGAATCCCCGGACTCGTTATCGAAAACTGGACGTCTTGAACGATCTAACCTGCAGGAAAAGGGTCCACTCCATCGGCCATTCGAACAGGGTGTTCATCTCTGCGGCGGGGACGAAACGGAAGTCCATTCCGCCCTGCCGCTTCTTTGATATTACGCCGCAGGGAGATTACTTCGAGGGCGGCGGGGCCGAGCCCCCGCTCGGGGCCGGGGGAGTGTAGCCGCAGACGAAGTTGGCTATGTATTCGCTCACGGTGCCGCCGGGGATCGGGCTCCTCGGCGTCTCGATGCTCTCGTTGTAAACCATGCGGCCGAGGGCGTCGTAGAACTTCGACGCGCTGTACATGTAGGTCCTCTTCTCGCAGTTTATGGCCGACGCGATCCTGACCTCCCTGTACGTGAGGCCGTCCGAATCCTTCTGGTCCTCGGGGAACACGAGCTTGCTCCACGACATAACCTCTCCGTCTACCGTTTGAATGGTGGACGTATCGATGTAGACGGTGTAGTGCCTGGTGTCGCCGTTTACTTCCGTCACGAGAAACCACGACTCGTCGGGGGACGTGGACACCGGCCCTTCCTGCCCCGAAGGCCCGGAGGACGCCGCGCCGTCGGCATCCGAGGACCCGGCGCTTGCGGTAGCGCCCGTGGAGCCGCTCGGCGCAGAGTCGGCGTATCCGCTGCCTGCGCACGAGAGCAGCACGACGTTCAGCATCGCGAAGACGGCCGCCGCCGCGAGCACAAACATACGCCGTGCAGCCCGGGGAAATGCATGTACTTTCGGATGGAGCGTCGCCGTCGGGCTGTTCGTTTTCATTGTGATTCCTCGGGAGCGGGTTTGTACCGGGCGGTGCGGCTCTGCCGGCCGCCCGGGGATGATTGCGGGGTGCTCGGAAGGCACGGGGCTATTCGCCCGTGCTCTTATCTTCGCCGGACGCGTCCGCGCCGGTCTCGGCCTTTTCCGCGTCGGCAGCGTTTTTCTTGACGGCTTCGACGTCGAGCTCGTCGGCCCTGTTTAAATCTCCGCGCTGTCTCGTCTGTATGAGATCGTTCGAAAGCGCGAAGCGCGGATCGCTCACCTTGGCGTAATTTTCCTCGCCGATGATATCGCGAAGCGAAGCGAGCGCGGTGACGTAGCTGTCGGCGAGGCCGGCCTCGAGGTCCTGTAGCTTTTTAAACTGCTTCTTCACGGCGGCGGGGTCGAAAGAGGGCTTGCCGACGGCATCGAACGCCTCCTTCTCGACATCCCTCGCCTCGTTTTCGTCGCGGGCCATTTTAACCACGTATTCCTTACGGAGGGCCTGCACCTTGTCCTTCTGCTCGGGGGTGAGCTCGAGCCGCCCGGTCGCGCTTATCGTCCTGTTGAGCCGCGTGCTGAACCTTCCGAGGCTGCCCACCTTCTGTGACGAAATAGTGCTTACGCGCTTTATTTTGTTCGGCATCGGCTTATTGGGCGCCGGTTTATCCGTCGCTCCTTCGGCGACGTAAACCGAGGATAACAATATGATTATTGCAGCGACTGCTAATTTCATAAATACTGAC contains:
- a CDS encoding periplasmic heavy metal sensor — encoded protein: MKLAVAAIIILLSSVYVAEGATDKPAPNKPMPNKIKRVSTISSQKVGSLGRFSTRLNRTISATGRLELTPEQKDKVQALRKEYVVKMARDENEARDVEKEAFDAVGKPSFDPAAVKKQFKKLQDLEAGLADSYVTALASLRDIIGEENYAKVSDPRFALSNDLIQTRQRGDLNRADELDVEAVKKNAADAEKAETGADASGEDKSTGE